A region of the Elusimicrobiota bacterium genome:
CTGTCGTGGCCATATCAGTCTCTCCCCGCGCCCGCGGCCGCCGTCTCCGGAACCGTCCCGACGGCCTTCGCCGTCGGGGCCGGCGCCGCCACCTTGAACGGCATCCCCAGCGCGCGCAGCAGAGCCAGACTCATCTCATCGCTGCCGCCGCTGATCACGAAAGTCAGGTTCAGGCCCCTGGGCTTGCTGACCTTCTCCACGTTGATCTCCGCGAAGATCGTCTGCTCGCGCAGCCCCAGGTTGAAGTTGCCGGTGCCGTCGAAGCCGCGGGGCTCCAGGCCCCGGAAGTCCCGGATGCGGGGGATGGATACGGAGATGAGCCGGTCCAGGAACTCGTACATGCGGTGCCCGCGCATGGTCACGCGCAGGCCGATGGGCATGCCCTGGCGCAGCTTGAAGTTCGAGATGGACTTATGCGCCCGGCGCAGCTGCGGCCATTGGCCGGTGACCATCGCCATCTCCTCGCGGGCGCCGTCGAGCATCTGGACGTTCTCGCGCGCCTCGGAGACGCCCACGTTGAGCACGATCTTGACCAGGCGGGGCACCTGCAAGGGGTTCTCAAGGCCGTGGGCCTTCATCAGGGCCGGCACGACCTCCTCGTGGTAGCGCTTCTGGAGTCGCGGGACCGGATGCTTGACCTCGCGGCCGTCGGAGACGGCCATCGCGGGTCCGGCGGACTTGGCCGCCTTGGCGTCGGGGGCCTTCTTGCCGCCCGGAGCCTTCGCCGGAGCCGGCTTCTTCGCCGGCGCGGCCTTTTCCTTCGCGTCCTTCTCAGCCATGATATCCTCTGCTTTCCTCTAAAGTATGGTCTCGCCGCAGCGGCGGCAGAGCCGAACGGTCTCGCCCGTGGCGAGCTTGTCGAGCTTGGGCCGCACGGGCTTCTCGCACTTGGGGCACATCAGCATGGCGTTGGAGTAGGCGATCGCCGCCTCCATCTTCTGCAGCCCGCCCGGCTCGGTCTGCTTGGGCTTCTTGTGCTTGGTCACCATGTTGATCTTGCCGATCAGGATGCGGCCCTTCTCCGGATAGATCTTGAGCACCTCGCCGGTCTTGCCCTTGTCCTTGCCGGCGATGACCATCACCTTGTCCTTCTTGCGCAGCTTGAGTTTCATCACTTCAGACCACCTCGGGAGCCAAAGATATGATCTTGAGATATTCCAGGTCGCGCAGCTCGCGGGAGACCGGGCCGAAGACCCGGGTGCCCCGGGGCTCCCCGTTCTCGTCGATGAGGCAGGCCGCGTTGTCGTCGAAGCGGATGTAGGAGCCGTCGGGCCGGCGGCGTTTGTGCACCGTGCGCACGATCACGGCGCGCACCTTCTCGCCTTTCTTGACGGCGCTGTTGGGCATGGCGTCGCGCACGCTGGCGACGATGACGTCGCCCACCGTGGCGTAGCGGTGATAGTGGCCCTTATTGACGTGGAAGCACTGGATCTTGCGGGCCCCCGAGTTGTCGGCGACGTTGATGATGGAGCGC
Encoded here:
- the rplX gene encoding 50S ribosomal protein L24; the protein is MKLKLRKKDKVMVIAGKDKGKTGEVLKIYPEKGRILIGKINMVTKHKKPKQTEPGGLQKMEAAIAYSNAMLMCPKCEKPVRPKLDKLATGETVRLCRRCGETIL
- the rplN gene encoding 50S ribosomal protein L14 produces the protein MIQLRSIINVADNSGARKIQCFHVNKGHYHRYATVGDVIVASVRDAMPNSAVKKGEKVRAVIVRTVHKRRRPDGSYIRFDDNAACLIDENGEPRGTRVFGPVSRELRDLEYLKIISLAPEVV
- the rplE gene encoding 50S ribosomal protein L5 translates to MAVSDGREVKHPVPRLQKRYHEEVVPALMKAHGLENPLQVPRLVKIVLNVGVSEARENVQMLDGAREEMAMVTGQWPQLRRAHKSISNFKLRQGMPIGLRVTMRGHRMYEFLDRLISVSIPRIRDFRGLEPRGFDGTGNFNLGLREQTIFAEINVEKVSKPRGLNLTFVISGGSDEMSLALLRALGMPFKVAAPAPTAKAVGTVPETAAAGAGRD